A window from Thermococcus celericrescens encodes these proteins:
- a CDS encoding M48 family metallopeptidase yields MGVEYRVIRRDVKYPRIEISPLGEVKVIVPPNAEAEDLVKRKKEWIEKKLREIEEAKMKFLQLSNKLILDGEFYELIESEEFGVNPKFHVVLLPKDDLGMLKRWLKSQLREELEFKVRLFSSVFGVKYRKIYIRFQRTKWASCSEKGNLSFNLMLMALPEELRDYIIIHEVAHLKFQKHSRAFWELVREYYPDYMRAQRGLREYWLALQYNEVWRKLREV; encoded by the coding sequence GTGGGGGTAGAGTACCGCGTAATTCGGAGGGACGTTAAGTATCCCCGCATCGAGATAAGCCCCCTTGGGGAGGTTAAGGTAATAGTCCCACCGAATGCAGAGGCTGAGGATCTGGTGAAGAGAAAGAAGGAGTGGATAGAGAAGAAGTTAAGGGAAATCGAAGAAGCCAAGATGAAGTTTCTCCAGCTTTCCAATAAGCTCATACTCGACGGGGAGTTCTACGAACTCATCGAGTCGGAGGAGTTCGGGGTTAATCCAAAGTTTCACGTGGTTCTCCTGCCCAAGGACGATTTGGGGATGCTAAAAAGATGGCTGAAAAGCCAGCTGAGAGAAGAGCTGGAATTCAAGGTGAGACTCTTTTCATCGGTCTTTGGGGTAAAGTACAGAAAAATCTACATCCGCTTCCAGAGGACTAAATGGGCGAGTTGCTCTGAGAAAGGAAATCTAAGCTTTAACCTGATGCTTATGGCGCTGCCAGAGGAACTTAGGGACTACATCATAATCCACGAGGTGGCCCACCTCAAGTTCCAAAAGCACTCCCGCGCATTTTGGGAGCTCGTGAGAGAGTATTATCCAGATTACATGCGTGCCCAGAGGGGACTGAGAGAGTACTGGCTTGCGCTCCAGTACAAC